A part of Methanohalobium evestigatum Z-7303 genomic DNA contains:
- a CDS encoding 4Fe-4S binding protein produces MQNTPDENENSDKNTIKVTKDMDVQGSHFIYKQFTEKSRKELDYDYKRCTGCGLCVKICPTQALELGPMHEIATGMDAPPVTLDIEKCTFCGMCAKFCPVNAFKMEISGEVPSEDSYPEFDSYVKINNNCLPCLLCESSCPEDAIEVKLNIPKKEDITPFDENAEGEIEIDTEKCNLCGLCSHFCDAFIMLEKEPSPTDPSPFEQLMVDEDECDYCMLCQDICPEDAIKVKGKKPCEPPAIEGEVHIDEDKCTRCGWCREVCPYDAVEIKKPFEGEITLKENNIKRCDPHGCQACFNVCPAHLWYVPEDKNIAIKEDYCIYCGACENACPENVMSVKRTQVHHTKIPDAPWASQWEDAIESMITSKRKHPDTSRTVEVEKEPSKEHEEVEFPEIDESLLKAARERINSTKPALKNINVRRKWEKESSEETRKEFREKFKNKKEGNSK; encoded by the coding sequence ATGCAGAACACACCGGATGAAAACGAAAACTCCGATAAAAACACCATCAAAGTAACAAAGGACATGGATGTTCAGGGTTCACATTTTATCTACAAACAGTTTACTGAAAAATCCAGAAAAGAACTGGATTATGATTACAAACGCTGTACCGGCTGTGGTCTGTGTGTGAAAATATGCCCTACTCAAGCACTTGAACTTGGACCCATGCATGAAATTGCTACAGGGATGGATGCACCACCGGTTACATTGGATATAGAAAAATGCACATTCTGTGGTATGTGTGCAAAATTCTGTCCTGTGAACGCATTCAAGATGGAAATCAGTGGAGAAGTTCCATCTGAAGATTCCTATCCTGAATTTGATTCCTATGTTAAAATCAATAACAACTGCCTCCCGTGCCTTCTCTGTGAATCATCATGTCCTGAAGACGCAATTGAGGTAAAACTTAACATACCTAAAAAAGAGGATATCACACCGTTTGATGAGAATGCTGAAGGTGAAATTGAAATAGACACAGAAAAATGCAATCTTTGCGGTTTATGTTCGCATTTCTGTGATGCCTTTATAATGCTTGAAAAAGAACCAAGCCCTACTGACCCATCTCCCTTTGAACAGTTAATGGTAGATGAAGATGAATGCGATTACTGTATGCTTTGCCAGGACATATGTCCAGAAGATGCCATAAAAGTTAAAGGTAAAAAACCCTGCGAACCACCAGCCATAGAGGGGGAAGTGCATATAGATGAGGATAAATGCACTCGATGCGGCTGGTGCAGAGAAGTCTGCCCCTATGATGCAGTGGAAATCAAAAAACCGTTTGAAGGAGAGATTACACTAAAAGAGAATAATATAAAACGCTGTGATCCTCACGGCTGCCAGGCATGTTTTAATGTATGTCCAGCACATTTATGGTATGTTCCAGAAGACAAAAACATCGCGATAAAAGAGGATTACTGTATTTATTGTGGAGCATGTGAAAATGCATGTCCTGAAAACGTTATGAGTGTTAAGAGAACTCAAGTACATCATACCAAAATTCCTGACGCTCCATGGGCTTCCCAATGGGAGGATGCTATTGAATCAATGATAACGTCAAAAAGAAAACATCCGGATACATCCCGCACAGTTGAAGTTGAAAAAGAACCCTCAAAAGAGCATGAAGAAGTAGAATTTCCAGAAATCGATGAATCACTGTTAAAAGCTGCGAGAGAGCGTATAAACTCCACAAAACCGGCACTTAAAAATATAAACGTTAGACGAAAATGGGAAAAAG